A genomic segment from Lates calcarifer isolate ASB-BC8 linkage group LG13, TLL_Latcal_v3, whole genome shotgun sequence encodes:
- the zdhhc12a gene encoding palmitoyltransferase ZDHHC12-A isoform X1, whose amino-acid sequence MAQSMFRTGVLVRATHTVLTWVITLILFLHDTDLRKCEERGELLLPALFFLVVVLSVLLYFAVSLMDPGFVLTDTVKGAQGSNEEMESMIPQASTPRLRRCGYCLLQQPMRAKHCQTCKRCVRRFDHHCPWIENCVGERNHRWFIVYLLVQLLALLWALHIALSGVSPSVTWELWFRVNGFLLVALGVVGVFSMVVLLLLCCHLYLVSINCTTWEFMSRHRISYLKNCGDEENPFDRGVFCNLWDFFCICRTVVWEQVYHRNTPNPV is encoded by the exons ATGGCGCAGAGCATGTTTCGGACCGGGGTTCTGGTCCGGGCCACACACACCGTGCTGACCTGGGTCATTACCCTCATCCTGTTCCTGCATGACACCG atctGCGGAAGTGTGAGGAGCgaggagagctgctgctgccggcTCTGTTCTTCCTCGTGGTCGTGCTGTCGGTGCTGTTATACTTTGCAGTGTCTTTAATGGATCCAGGCTTCGTTCTTACTGACACTGTGAAG GGTGCTCAGGGTTCAAATGAGGAAATGGAGTCGATGATTCCTCAGGCTTCGACCCCTCGGCTGCGGCGCTGTGGATACTGTCTGCTGCAG cagCCAATGAGAGCGAAGCACTGTCAGACGTGTAAACGCTGCGTTCGGCGCTTCGACCACCACTGCCCCTGGATCGAGAActgtgtgggagagaggaaCCACCGCTGGTTCATCGTCTACCTGCTGGTGCAGCTGCTCGCTCTGCTGTGGGCTCTTCACATCGCTCT GTCTGGAGTTTCGCCCAGCGTCACGTGGGAGCTGTGGTTCAGGGTGAACGGGTTCCTGCTGGTGGCGCTGGGCGTTGTCGGGGTTTTCTCcatggtggtgctgctgctgctgtgctgccaCCTCTACCTGGTCTCCATCAACTGCACCACCTGGGAGTTCATGTCACGTCACCGGATCTCGTACCTGAAGAACTGCGGAGACGAGGAGAACCCGTTCGACCGCGGCGTCTTCTGCAACCTGTGGGATTTCTTCTGCATCTGCAGGACGGTGGTCTGGGAGCAGGTCTACCACAGAAACACCCCAAACCCGGTGTAG
- the zdhhc12a gene encoding palmitoyltransferase ZDHHC12-A isoform X2, translated as MAQSMFRTGVLVRATHTVLTWVITLILFLHDTDLRKCEERGELLLPALFFLVVVLSVLLYFAVSLMDPGFVLTDTVKGAQGSNEEMESMIPQASTPRLRRCGYCLLQPMRAKHCQTCKRCVRRFDHHCPWIENCVGERNHRWFIVYLLVQLLALLWALHIALSGVSPSVTWELWFRVNGFLLVALGVVGVFSMVVLLLLCCHLYLVSINCTTWEFMSRHRISYLKNCGDEENPFDRGVFCNLWDFFCICRTVVWEQVYHRNTPNPV; from the exons ATGGCGCAGAGCATGTTTCGGACCGGGGTTCTGGTCCGGGCCACACACACCGTGCTGACCTGGGTCATTACCCTCATCCTGTTCCTGCATGACACCG atctGCGGAAGTGTGAGGAGCgaggagagctgctgctgccggcTCTGTTCTTCCTCGTGGTCGTGCTGTCGGTGCTGTTATACTTTGCAGTGTCTTTAATGGATCCAGGCTTCGTTCTTACTGACACTGTGAAG GGTGCTCAGGGTTCAAATGAGGAAATGGAGTCGATGATTCCTCAGGCTTCGACCCCTCGGCTGCGGCGCTGTGGATACTGTCTGCTGCAG CCAATGAGAGCGAAGCACTGTCAGACGTGTAAACGCTGCGTTCGGCGCTTCGACCACCACTGCCCCTGGATCGAGAActgtgtgggagagaggaaCCACCGCTGGTTCATCGTCTACCTGCTGGTGCAGCTGCTCGCTCTGCTGTGGGCTCTTCACATCGCTCT GTCTGGAGTTTCGCCCAGCGTCACGTGGGAGCTGTGGTTCAGGGTGAACGGGTTCCTGCTGGTGGCGCTGGGCGTTGTCGGGGTTTTCTCcatggtggtgctgctgctgctgtgctgccaCCTCTACCTGGTCTCCATCAACTGCACCACCTGGGAGTTCATGTCACGTCACCGGATCTCGTACCTGAAGAACTGCGGAGACGAGGAGAACCCGTTCGACCGCGGCGTCTTCTGCAACCTGTGGGATTTCTTCTGCATCTGCAGGACGGTGGTCTGGGAGCAGGTCTACCACAGAAACACCCCAAACCCGGTGTAG